caaagaattttcgactcaggcacaatttccccaataatctCTGACGAATGCCTACCAGTGATAACATCTTCTGGCGCaatgttgtccgttggagaatttcccgattAGTTCTCGTGATTAGCCGATGCTTAACCGAAGAGAAAGATCAACCTCATGGAGGCTGTAAACACGTTGTCGTCTGTACATGCAATGCATCAGATAGCGTTGTCCCCACTGTGGATGTGATATGCCGACCAGCCACATTTTTAATCCCACTGAATATTGATTTTTGAAGTACCGTCCACCagtccacaacaccatatagtattagGAGTGTGAAATTTGCACCATACATGTAATATACAATACGCAGTTTAAACCCCTGTTGATAGTCAATATCTTTCTCAGAGCTGGCAGTATAAGGCAGAAGTGGCCTTATCAAGGAAAAATTGTACAGAAACCAACTTTCGGTTGAATTGTTGAGGAGgaacaaatttcatagaaaattttcgttATGAAATTCAAATGTTATTTGTTCGTAATGCAAACTCTTCAATTATATGGTAAATGATGGTaatttatatgatttttttaattggtgTCTATTTCCATTGGAAGGCTAAGGAAAGGTTCACGCATGCAATCCTTTGTTAATAGAAATGATTTCAGGACTTTGGGGGTTAATCGTATCTTTCTTTGCTGAAAATTAGTAAGGCATTATCATGTATAGTGGGGGAAAGGAAGAAAAAGtcagtttgtgttttttttttaattttttatattttttatgtattttgttttttattgttgtttttttttttaataaaattataaacTTATAATCGAAAATcacttaaatttaaaaaatgcctaaataaaacatttatgacATTCTACatacaatttttcttttgacaactacttaaaattttgtttcaacatTTCTATGTCGTCTACTGGTtgatgtttgtctgtctgtctgtcggtctatgCAATTTAATTaccttttttgtaaaaattaattcTCTGTAAGCTTCTTTGAAAATTCACTTGAAAGaggacaacaaacaaacaaaaaatataagaaaatatgaATAGAAAAAGTATGGAAGAATAGAATTCCATGgggaatataaacaaaaaagacAGATGATGGTGGTTTTCTACAAAATGCAGCatattaaatataaattaaccaaattaaaaaagaagtgaagctttttaacagagcaatGATTGTCTCGAATTTctgccaaaaaaattatttttttttatgttctttcCTAAAAAACGAAACGCTtacattttttagtattttcggGTTTCCCACGACAACATGGAAAACTTATCaacttttctttcttttttgtatgttttgggACGATGTACTTCTTATAAGGGATAGTTGACGGCAATTTAAACTTATTAGTAGGAAAATGTCCTATTTCATGTGGGTAGTAAAAGTTGGTGTCTACTGTATGTatgggtatgtgtgtgtgtattgggGTGGATAGGTTGTTTGATTGGCTGGCTGATTCAAGTTGATTTCGTTGAATTTTTGTGTGTTGTTGGTGTGGGTGGGTGCTGGGATTAATGTGGaagaatgttgttgttgttgtttatgttgTGGTGATATTGTGATGAGGGCTTATGAAGAGGTGGCAGCACCCTTGGATGCACCCTTTTTACGACCTTCACTTTGCAGACCAGCTAAAAGTTCACTTTTGCGGATGCTCTTCAAATCCAAATCGCCATAGTAGTCCTCGCTGTAATGTAGAGGGATTTTTTTTATAGGTCAATGTGAGCGGTGGTTAAGGACTGTTTCTTAGGTAAGGATAGGATGATTTATATATAGTACGTATGAGAGAGAAAAAATGAAATggtttgtacaaaatgtcagagAAGAAAAACAAGAGCTGAACCAGAAGTTTGTGTGTGTGAGCAGAAAATGCCTTTAGTAAGTTCATATCAAAGGCATACAATAGCAAGCAGCTGAGCAGTGAAAACAAAAAGTGCCTAACTCAACTTATGATGAATACTCAAAAAAGTTCTAAGGCATAAGAAAAAAGCTTAAAAGCTACCGCTACCTTTGGCCcaacaaaatatttacaataGCTAACTAGCAAACATGGTTTTCACTTACCATCCGGGAACATCTTCGGGATCTTCGCAGTTGCCACTGCCATCACTGTCACCAATCTTGAATACTGTACCAATGGGGCAACCATATTCACGGGCCACACCCTCCAAGCAAATGTAGTATTTACGGCAATCTTCGGGGTGAGCATGTCTGGAGAAGGAACCAGCATTGGCCAATTCACCGGCAGCGGGACAGGCGAAACCATTGGCAACTTCTGTTAATGGTAACAAAAAGCAATAAGTTTAGAAAACCTTTTTGTGTTGGATTAGTGTCTCAAAGGGGAACTCACCTTCATTTTTGCATTCTGGAACTTGATCGGCCCACATACAAACACGAGCATCACGATCATAAGCCAAACCGGGAGAACATTGATATCTAGAGGGTTCACCGTTCCAGCAGTTCCAGAAGACATCGCATTTGTTCTCATCGGGGAAGATACCATACAAGCGGGAACAATGAGGAGTTGAAATTGGTGGTTCTGTAAATAGATAAGGAAAAATTGAAACATTGAGTGAAACAAAATATCTACCTTATCATAAATTTACTTAAGGGTCTATATACGCTGTATTTACTGTATTGTAGGGCATAAGTGTACCTTACGGATAGTAGTCTTTTGCATCTAGGGATATACATGCAAATAACACGTAATCAGGGTGAAATTGCCCTCATTCAAAGGGTTTTAAGGATTAAATACCAAAACccatttgagtttttttttcgctgTGGGTTAAGGAAGTTACAATAGTACCTTACGTTAACAGTGCCATAGTAGGAGGTTATATGGTGGCTATGTCTACCTATAGGCCGATATCGCGGACCAGTAGGGTCAGTATTGGATTCGAATGAAAGGATTTTTGCAAATAGAATTACATGACATATCATAGGGTTATTGGGGGGAACTTCCTCACAAGTATCCGCCGAGgggacatgtaggccgatcaGGTCACTATGgagctcaactgaaaggtactTCCAAATAGAAAATAGTTTGCCAGCCCACATTACGGCCAAGCCCCAACTACAAAATAAGCCCCCGGAAAAACTACCAATAGGGATAAAGAGGACAGAAATGGAGGAAATTTTAGAGCGATGTATAAATCTGATATTTTAACTTGAAGCCAAGCTTTAGACCACTGCAGACTACCATCGGggggttagcatgtacgcctttgacgctgaatgcTTGAGTTCGAATTCTGgtaagaatatcagaaaaaaattcagcaATGGTTATCCCCACTttacgctggcaacatttgtgtggtactttaCCATGTGAAAGCTCAATACTTGGGTTCGACTCCTggtaagaacatcagaaaataattcagcggtggttatgtaaaaacaacaccattattaaccagtaaggaaaggcaaaagtcgagggGGCGGActatataacaccctacaccaccgagctACCTACAACTTTTAATACGTGGAACCTATATTGAAATCTAGTTTGACTTTGATTTTTCACACTTATTGAAATGTGGAATAGAACCCTGGTAGATTTCCATACCAATTGTGGCTACTGCATTAAGGTTGAAGGaccgtatcaaatgaaagatatatatggatgctatatgtAAATTAGATCCGATTgtgatgaatttttgcacatgtgTTAAAACGTCAAACAAAAccccttatacaaaatttggtaaagatcggaccaaaatgggGA
This Stomoxys calcitrans chromosome 2, idStoCalc2.1, whole genome shotgun sequence DNA region includes the following protein-coding sequences:
- the LOC106089557 gene encoding protein obstructor-E isoform X2, which produces MKKFMIVFVALFGAAVAQDSFKCPDDFGFYPHDISCDKYWKCDNNVAELKTCGNGLAFDASDPKYLTENCDYLHNVDCGDRTQLEPPISTPHCSRLYGIFPDENKCDVFWNCWNGEPSRYQCSPGLAYDRDARVCMWADQVPECKNEEVANGFACPAAGELANAGSFSRHAHPEDCRKYYICLEGVAREYGCPIGTVFKIGDSDGSGNCEDPEDVPGCEDYYGDVDLKALKKLGY
- the LOC106089557 gene encoding protein obstructor-E isoform X1: MKKFMIVFVALFGAAVAQDSFKCPDDFGFYPHDISCDKYWKCDNNVAELKTCGNGLAFDASDPKYLTENCDYLHNVDCGDRTQLEPPISTPHCSRLYGIFPDENKCDVFWNCWNGEPSRYQCSPGLAYDRDARVCMWADQVPECKNEEVANGFACPAAGELANAGSFSRHAHPEDCRKYYICLEGVAREYGCPIGTVFKIGDSDGSGNCEDPEDVPGCEDYYGDLDLKSIRKSELLAGLQSEGRKKGASKGAATSS